In one Arachis duranensis cultivar V14167 chromosome 9, aradu.V14167.gnm2.J7QH, whole genome shotgun sequence genomic region, the following are encoded:
- the LOC107465562 gene encoding uncharacterized protein LOC107465562, which yields MIIERAFCDLGVSINLMPLSLMKKLQIHELKPTQIALQIVNKSIKQALGVVENVLVKVGKVLLLDEFVILDMEENFNTAIILGRLFSATGISLIDVEKGELMRKVHDEHIVFHVFKSLQDSTQEKECMKIDFRDPNLKEALNEPPPKLLSPCLKDRKEVEMVQRAQEVNKELQPKPPYETFNKNPLDIKTPKHESPLEKERNPKKKMPRGWRNKKICTKGFSLVDKVMLTYQPIEKCDRKTS from the coding sequence ATGATAATTGAGAGAGCATTTTGTGACCTTGGTgtaagcataaatcttatgcctcTCTCTTTGATGAAGAAGCTCCAAATCCATGAATTAAAACCCACACAGATAGCTCTCCAAATCGTTAATAAGTCCATCAAGCAAGCACTTGGGGttgtggagaatgtgttggtgAAAGTGGGAAAAGTTTTACTCCTAGATGAGTTTGTCATCCTAGACATGGAGGAAAACTTCAACACTGCCATCATTCTAGGGAGGCTATTCTCAGCTACGGGCATATCATtgatagatgttgaaaaaggaGAGTTGATGCGAAAagtgcatgatgagcatatAGTATTCCATGTCTTCAAGAGCTTGCAAGATTCTACCCAAGAAAAGGAGTGCATGAAGATTGATTTCAGAGATCCAAACTTGAAGGAGGCACTCAATGAGCCACCTCCAAAGCTTCTAAGCCCATGCTTGAAAGACAGAAAAGAAGTAGAAATGGTGCAACGAGCTCAAGAGGTCAATAAGGAGTTACAACCAAAGCCTCCATATGAGACATTCAACAAGAATCCTCTAGACATTAAGACCCCAAAGCATGAATCACCTCTTGAAAAAGAGAGGAATCCCAAGAAGAAAATGCCAAGAGgttggagaaacaagaaaatctgTACTAAAGGTTTCTCACTAGTGGACAAAGTGATGCTAACTTACCAACCTATAGAAAAGTGTGATAGAAAAACTAGCTAG